The following nucleotide sequence is from candidate division WOR-3 bacterium.
CGACATCGAAACCTCGACTTTCCTGCAAATTCCCGAAGCAACGATATTCTTTGCGACATATCGAGCCATGTAGGCAGCAGAGCGATCAACCTTGGTCGGATCTTTCCCGGAAAAACAACCGCCCCCATGGTGACCGATACCGCCGTACGTATCGACCATTATCTTCCGTCCGGTCACTCCCGTATCACCCTGTGGACCACCCACTACAAAACGCCCGGTTGGATTTATCATTATTTTTGTCTTATCATCTATGAGTTCTCCGGGAATGACATCTCCGATCACTAACTTCTTTATGTCCGTGTGCAGTTTTTCGTTACTGACGTCGGGGTGGTGCTGAGCCGACAGGATTATCGTGTCGATCCTGAATGGCTTGTCGTTCTTGTATTGGACCGTAACCTGTGACTTACCATCCGGTTGCAAGTAAGCGACCACGTTCGTCTTTCTTATCTCGGTAAGCCTTCGTACGAGGTCGTGCGCAGTTGCAATGGGCATGGGCATGAGCTGCGGTGTTTCATCGGTCGCATACCCATACATCATACCCTGATCACCTGCGCCGCCGATATTTACGCCCATGGCGATATCGCTCGACTGCTCCTGGATCGCCGATATGACCGCGCACGTGTTTGCGTCAATGCCCATATCAGAATCTGTATATCCTATTTCGTAGAGAAGCGCGCGTACAATATCTGGTATGTCCACATAACAGTTTGTTGAAATCTCACCGGCGACAAAGATCATGCCCCGGGTCGCCAGAGTCTCACACGCAACACGGCCAAATGGGTCTTTCTCCAGAATCGCATCTAGGATCGCGTCTGAAACCTGGTCACAGATCTTGTCTGGATGTCCTTCAGTAACTGATTCAGAGGTAATAAAGTAATTTTCCATTTTACTCCTTTTCTCGAATTATAGACAAATCGTCCATAAAATCAAGGTTCTGTCCGCAGCCGACAATCAAAGAACCAGGCGCCCCAGGATGCACATCGATAGATATACGTGCAATTCAGCCGTGCAGGTCAAATCAACCAATGCATTGACAAATAA
It contains:
- the metK gene encoding methionine adenosyltransferase, encoding MENYFITSESVTEGHPDKICDQVSDAILDAILEKDPFGRVACETLATRGMIFVAGEISTNCYVDIPDIVRALLYEIGYTDSDMGIDANTCAVISAIQEQSSDIAMGVNIGGAGDQGMMYGYATDETPQLMPMPIATAHDLVRRLTEIRKTNVVAYLQPDGKSQVTVQYKNDKPFRIDTIILSAQHHPDVSNEKLHTDIKKLVIGDVIPGELIDDKTKIMINPTGRFVVGGPQGDTGVTGRKIMVDTYGGIGHHGGGCFSGKDPTKVDRSAAYMARYVAKNIVASGICRKVEVSMSYAIGVAEPTSISVNTFGTSSVDEAVIITIIRKLFDFTPQGMIDKLNLRRPIYRRTACYGHFGREEEGFNWELCDMAEAIKREVGGQ